A stretch of the Roseofilum capinflatum BLCC-M114 genome encodes the following:
- a CDS encoding phycobiliprotein lyase — protein MDLKQFVKQSIGRWRSQRSGHHLAFAHFEEVRSTIDIMALDPQDPGVLAVCDLYEIDPATIESPFKMTWEGQSDWDEDEELKGSCILVPIPDRDRPQKGQLLRERGYAETIPAIGQYSLNDEGIFTLITTYDRAAAEERIWFTTPNVRFRVSLIKTQDGQGVTTASFSSEIRSSS, from the coding sequence ATGGATCTCAAGCAATTTGTAAAACAGTCAATTGGGCGATGGCGATCGCAACGCAGTGGCCATCATTTAGCCTTTGCCCATTTTGAGGAAGTGCGCTCAACCATCGATATCATGGCCCTAGACCCCCAAGATCCGGGGGTATTAGCAGTGTGTGACTTATATGAGATCGATCCAGCCACCATCGAATCCCCCTTTAAGATGACTTGGGAAGGCCAATCAGATTGGGATGAAGACGAAGAACTCAAAGGCTCCTGTATTTTAGTACCCATTCCCGACCGCGATCGCCCCCAAAAGGGGCAACTCCTGCGCGAACGGGGCTATGCCGAAACCATTCCGGCGATCGGTCAATATTCCCTCAATGATGAAGGCATATTTACCCTGATCACCACCTACGATCGGGCGGCCGCTGAAGAGCGAATTTGGTTTACCACCCCCAATGTCCGCTTTCGAGTCTCCCTAATTAAAACTCAAGATGGTCAAGGAGTCACCACCGCTTCCTTCTCCTCCGAAATTCGGTCATCCTCCTAA
- a CDS encoding chromophore lyase CpcT/CpeT yields MTSSVSTSYSQELIRLAHWLAGDFSNHQQAYNHPTLYAHIHVLWRPLPWEFFQGIGFYSEQVYDYDLWSPYRQGVHRLVDRGDRIYIENYSLQDPILYAGSARELSILHTITPQAIQRRYHCSMVFQWDGTGYQGSVEPGNQCLIHRKGHQTYLVSEVELTETTWKSLDRGMDVQTHEQIWGSKEGALEFEKITSFAHEVPTQSA; encoded by the coding sequence ATGACCTCTAGCGTATCTACGTCCTATTCTCAGGAACTGATCCGATTGGCTCATTGGTTAGCTGGAGATTTTAGCAATCATCAGCAAGCCTATAACCATCCCACATTATATGCCCATATTCATGTTCTGTGGCGACCCCTGCCCTGGGAATTTTTTCAAGGCATCGGGTTTTATTCTGAGCAAGTCTATGATTACGATCTGTGGAGTCCATACCGTCAAGGGGTACATCGATTAGTCGATCGCGGCGATCGCATCTATATCGAAAACTATAGCTTACAAGACCCCATTCTTTATGCCGGTTCAGCGCGAGAATTAAGCATTCTGCATACCATCACCCCCCAGGCGATCCAGCGACGCTATCATTGCTCCATGGTGTTTCAATGGGACGGAACTGGCTATCAAGGCTCGGTCGAACCCGGAAATCAATGCCTCATTCATCGGAAAGGCCATCAAACTTACTTAGTCAGTGAAGTAGAACTGACAGAAACTACTTGGAAAAGTCTAGATCGAGGAATGGATGTCCAAACCCACGAACAGATTTGGGGGTCAAAAGAGGGAGCATTGGAATTTGAGAAAATTACCAGTTTTGCCCATGAAGTACCCACTCAATCAGCATGA